From the genome of Papaver somniferum cultivar HN1 chromosome 2, ASM357369v1, whole genome shotgun sequence, one region includes:
- the LOC113349162 gene encoding sugar transport protein 14-like: MAGGFVHHGGTNGEGFEYRITSYFVFACIVAALGGSLFGYDLGVSGGVTSMDDFLKDFFPKVYRRKQEHLNETDYCKYDNQILTLFTSSLYFAGLISTFAASHVTRTRGRRGSIMVGSVSFFVGAIFNAFAVNISMLIIGRIFLGIGIGFGNQAVPLYLSEMAPAKIRGAVNQLFQLTTCLGILIANFVNYGTNKIHPWGWRLSLGLAAVPATLMFIGGIFLPETPNSLVEQGKLDEGRRVLEKIRGVKNVDAEFADLLEASEAARAITQPFRNLLQPKNRPQLIIGGLGIPAFQQLTGMNSILFYAPVIFQSLGFGSGAALYSSIITSTMLVVATFVSMAVVDRFGRRFLFLEAGCQMILSMLVLAIILALKFGRGVELSKGYAVVLVIMICLFVAAYGWSWGPLGWLVPSELFPLETRSAGQSLVVSVNLFFTAAIAQCFLVSLCHLRYGIFLLFAALILIMSLFIYFLLPETKQVPIEEIHLLFQNHWLWKKYVGNGRTPV, encoded by the exons ATGGCAGGAGGATTTGTTCATCATGGAGGTACAAATGGTGAAGGTTTCGAATATAGGATTACAAGTTACTTTGTCTTTGCTTGTATTGTTGCTGCTCTTGGAGGGTCTCTATTTGGATATGATCTTGGTGTTTCCG GTGGAGTGACATCAATGGATGATTTCTTGAAGGATTTCTTTCCTAAAGTGTACAGGAGAAAGCAAGAACATTTAAATGAGACAGATTACTgtaaatatgataaccaaataCTAACCTTGTTTACGTCGTCGCTTTACTTCGCTGGCCTCATCTCAACCTTTGCTGCTTCACATGTAACAAGAACAAGGGGGAGGAGAGGAAGTATCATGGTTGGTTCAGTCAGCTTCTTCGTCGGAGCAATTTTCAATGCCTTTGCTGTTAATATCTCTATGCTCATCATAGGTCGTATTTTTCTTGGTATTGGCATTGGGTTTGGAAATCAG GCAGTTCCTTTATATCTTTCTGAAATGGCACCTGCAAAAATCCGTGGAGCAGTTAACCAACTGTTTCAGCTGACAACCTGTCTGGGGATTTTGATAGCGAACTTTGTAAACTATGGGACCAACAAGATACATCCATGGGGATGGAGATTGTCTCTAGGATTAGCTGCAGTCCCTGCAACACTTATGTTTATTGGAGGTATCTTCCTTCCAGAAACACCAAATAGTCTTGTCGAACAGGGAAAATTAGACGAAGGCCGAAGAGTTCTTGAGAAAATCAGAGGTGTTAAGAATGTCGATGCAGAATTTGCTGATCTTCTTGAAGCAAGTGAAGCCGCAAGGGCGATAACACAACCGTTTAGAAACCTTCTGCAGCCAAAGAACCGTCCACAGTTGATTATAGGAGGACTCGGAATTCCTGCTTTTCAACAACTAACTGGAATGAACTCGATACTTTTCTATGCACCTGTCATATTTCAAAGTTTAGGGTTCGGATCTGGTGCCGCTCTGTACTCATCCATCATAACAAGCACGATGCTTGTTGTTGCTACCTTTGTCTCAATGGCTGTTGTTGACAGGTTTGGAAGAAGGTTTCTGTTCTTGGAAGCAGGTTGCCAAATGATACTTTCCATG CTTGTGTTGGCTATTATCCTTGCACTGAAGTTTGGACGTGGAGTTGAGCTCTCCAAAGGATATGCAGTCGTCCTTGTAATAATGATTTGTCTGTTCGTTGCCGCGTATGGATGGTCATGGGGCCCTCTTGGGTGGCTAGTCCCAAGTGAGCTTTTTCCACTGGAAACAAGATCAGCTGGTCAAAGTCTGGTGGTTTCCGTCAATCTCTTCTTCACCGCTGCAATTGCCCAATGTTTTCTCGTGTCTCTTTGCCACCTGAGATATGGTATTTTCCTGCTGTTTGCGGCTTTGATTCTCATCATGAGCCTCTTCATTTACTTCTTATTACCTGAAACAAAGCAAGTTCCGATAGAGGAGATACATTTACTATTCCAGAATCACTGGCTGTGGAAGAAATACGTAGGCAATGGTAGAACCCCAGTTTAA